One window from the genome of Myxocyprinus asiaticus isolate MX2 ecotype Aquarium Trade chromosome 30, UBuf_Myxa_2, whole genome shotgun sequence encodes:
- the ndufs6 gene encoding NADH dehydrogenase [ubiquinone] iron-sulfur protein 6, mitochondrial has protein sequence MAATLPRILSFGKNTRTLLSVLKVSAVSSQHYSVPVSNHGEKVTHTGQVYDENDVRRARFTGRQKEVNENFAISLVAEEPVTHVDSRVVSCDGGGGALGHPKVYINLDKDTKVGTCGYCGLQFKQKHHH, from the exons ATGGCAGCCACCCTACCCAGGATCTTGTCCTTCGGTAAAAATACGAGGACTTTGCTCAGTGTCTTGAAAGTATCTGCAGTTTCATCCCAGCATTACAGTGTTCCGGTTTCTAATCATGGAGAAAAGGTTACTCATACCGGACAG GTCTATGACGAAAATGATGTGAGAAGAGCTAGATTCACTGGTAGACAAAAAGAG GTGAATGAGAACTTTGCAATCAGCTTGGTTGCAGAAGAACCAGTGACACATGTAGATTCAAGAGTGGTGTCCTGTGATGGAGGTGGAGGGGCTCTCGGCCACCCCAAGGTTTACATCAACCTC GACAAAGACACCAAAGTTGGCACATGTGGATACTGTGGGTTGCAGTTTAAGCAGAAACATCATCActga
- the LOC127421431 gene encoding iroquois-class homeodomain protein irx-4-A-like gives MSFTQFGYSCPATSQLLMSSNALSTCYESSCGLLDSGVATSPQNSLYCPVYDNRLVASGQHDMTSVYGNICSKNHGYETCRTYGADSTAFYPLGKLSDKDGSATGHSRVTQSSAYYEHPIGQYQYNRFGYGSVDVGTRRKNATRETTSTLKAWLQEHKKNPYPTKGEKIMLAIITKMTLTQVSTWFANARRRLKKENKMTWSPRNKTSEEKECDDDQEDIDESQGEPIKTERVFNDNHGRDDTDQHHSDLEDFDVVESDGSECESKPSFVMRVRSKAPQCPYNRFTEPFHETITELSSGVLEFSEDRLRPTTDNNQTAKLYLQRDQNTTETKPKIWSLAQTVTSLNQTDYSSCMHNGQGTSCPTNSDSDITKRQQKSPVATLRNWVDGVFHDPLFRHTRLNQTCSNSTELWTDAISSLNNYHEHSGPITSSQHS, from the exons ATGTCATTTACACAGTTTGGCTACTCATGCCCGGCAACATCCCAG CTCTTAATGTCCTCCAATGCTCTGAGCACCTGCTATGAGTCCAGTTGTGGTCTGTTGGACTCTGGAGTAGCGACTTCTCCTCAAAACTCGCTTTATTGTCCAGTTTATGATAATAGACTTGTGGCCTCTGGCCAGCATGACATGACCTCTGTCTATGGCAACATCTGTTCAAAGAACCACGGTTATGAGACATGCAGAACTTATGGGGCCGATTCAACTGCATTCTATCCTCTG GGCAAACTCAGTGATAAAGATGGGTCAGCGACAGGACATTCAAGAGTTACCCAAAGCTCTGCTTACTACGAACATCCAATTGGACAGTACCAATATAACAGATTTGG ATATGGATCCGTGGATGTGGGTACAAGGAGAAAAAACGCTACTAGAGAAACCACAAGCACACTAAAGGCATGGCTGCAGGAACATAAAAAGAACCCGTACCCCACCAAGGGGGAGAAGATCATGCTGGCCATCATCACTAAGATGACCCTTACGCAAGTGTCCACCTGGTTCGCCAACGCGCGCCGGAGACTCAAGAAGGAGAATAAGATGACATGGTCTCCGCGCAACAAGACCTCAGAGGAGAAAGAGTGCGATGACGATCAAGAAGATATTGACGAGTCACAGGGGGAGCCAATAAAAACCGAACGGGTGTTCAACG ACAACCATGGAAGGGATGATACAGATCAACATCATAGCGATCTGGAAGATTTCGATGTTGTGGAATCAGATGGCTCGGAGTGCGAATCGAAACCATCGTTTGTCATGCGCGTTCGCTCCAAGGCCCCACAGTGTCCATATAACAGATTTACAGAGCCTTTCCATGAAACCATTACCGAACTTTCAAGTGGTGTCCTTGAATTCAGCGAAGACCGCCTGAGACCAACTACTGACAACAACCAAACGGCAAAGTTATACCTTCAGCGAGACCAAAACACCACTGAGACCAAACCAAAAATCTGGTCGCTGGCACAGACTGTTACTTCCTTAAACCAAACTGATTACTCATCATGTATGCACAACGGTCAAGGGACGTCTTGCCCTACAAACTCCGACTCAGACATAACAAAGAGGCAACAAAAGTCTCCAGTGGCCACTCTGAGAAACTGGGTTGACGGCGTCTTTCACGATCCTTTATTCCGGCACACCCGCTTAAACCAAACTTGCAGCAACTCCACAGAGTTATGGACTGACGCCATTTCCTCACTGAATAACTACCATGAACACTCAGGACCTATTACTTCCTCTCAGCATAGTTAA